GCAGGACTAGGTTTGGAAGCAGGGAGCGCAACACAATGAGTGCAACTGCAGAAGGTAATGGACGCAACACGAAACCTGCAGGCAGCTTAGCCCGCACTGTCAGTCAGAGGAAGCGCAAGCGCCTCATGCTGATCGGCGGTGCGCTGGTCGTACTCGCAATCGCTGTCGGTCTTATGCTTATGGCCTTTAGCCAGGACATCCGTTTTTTCCGTACGCCAGCTGATTTGACAGAGCAGGAAATTACATCGGGTTCGCGGTTCCGGCTTGGTGGCCTTGTTGAAGAAGGCTCGGTTACTCGTGAGGGTAGCGAACTTCATTTCACCGTCACGGACACAATCAAAACCGTCAATGTCGTGTTTGAAGGGATTGCGCCTGATCTGTTCCGCGAAGGTCAGGGAGTGGTTGCTGAAGGCCGTTTTGGCCCTGACGGTGTATTCCGCGCCGACAATGTTCTCGCCAAACACGATGAAAATTACGTACCAAAAGATCTCGCCGACAGCCTGAAGAAGAAAGGCGTGTGGGAGGGCCAATGATGAATATTGGACCAGTAATCGAGCCAGTAATTGAGATTGAAACTGGAAAAAGCCTATGAATGTCGAGATTGGTCATTTCGCGCTTGTTCTCGCACTGGCTTTGTCAGTGGTGCAGTCAATCGCGCCTGTTGTTGGCGCACAGCGCAGAGACATGCAGCTGATGGGCGTCGCCGTGCCGACTGCACTGGCTGTTTTTGCTCTTATTGCTTTTTCTTTCGCAGTTCTGACTTTCGCCTATGTGGTCTCTGACTTCTCAGTT
The Ochrobactrum sp. BTU1 DNA segment above includes these coding regions:
- the ccmE gene encoding cytochrome c maturation protein CcmE, with amino-acid sequence MSATAEGNGRNTKPAGSLARTVSQRKRKRLMLIGGALVVLAIAVGLMLMAFSQDIRFFRTPADLTEQEITSGSRFRLGGLVEEGSVTREGSELHFTVTDTIKTVNVVFEGIAPDLFREGQGVVAEGRFGPDGVFRADNVLAKHDENYVPKDLADSLKKKGVWEGQ